In Alphaproteobacteria bacterium, the genomic window GAATATAACGAATTGGTGCGCATTCGCACCATCAATGAAATGTTGCAATCCATCCAGTCGCAATTGGTGGCCGGTACCGGCGCGCAGCGCTTGCTGGTTTCGGCCAACCGCGTATTGGAAAAGCAAAAGAATTTGGATCCCGAAGTTTTGGAAAATCTGGTCAAGCATATGTCGGCCTGTTTGGCATCGTGCCATGCCGCTTCGGATGAATTACTGGTCGTTATGCCAAAGTTTGAATTCGATGCTGAGCATATGCACAAGGTTGAAGACCGTTTGAACAAATTCGATGCGATTGCCGAAAAGCATGAAGTGGCAGGAAATGAATTACCCGATTTGCTTATTCGTCTGGATGCAAAATTGCAGCGTATTTTGAAAGCGCCCGAATTCATCAAGGAATTGGAAGACAAGGTGATGGTGGCCAAGGGTGAATATGCCCGCAAAGCGCAAGCATTATCCGAAGCACGTAAACATTCTGCCAAGGATTTAAGCGAACAAATTACAGCGGAAATGCCGCCGCTTAAATTAACCCGCGCGCAATTCATCGTGGAGGTCAGCGAACTGCCGAGCAACCGTTGGTCGCATCTGGGTATGAACGAAGTATTATTCACTGCGCGTATCAACCCCGGTATGCCGTTTACTACCATTGCCAAAACCGCATCGGGCGGTGAGTTGGCACGTATGATTCTTGCCCTTAAAGTGATTGTGCAACGTGTGCAATCGACCGAAACACTTATCTTCGACGAAATCGATACGGGGCTTGGTGGTCCGACCGCGTCTGCCGTGGGTGAACGCTTGGCGCGGCTTTCCGACCAGACACAGGTGTTTGTGATTACCCACAGCCCGCAGGTTGCAGCCAGAGGCGAGCAGCATCTGAAAGTTGAAAAAACCGCCGATAACAAGACGACGACATCGAACGTGCTTATGCTTAGCGAAGAAGAACGCTTTGATGAAATTGCCCGTATGCTTGCGGGTGAAGAAATTACGCCGGAAGCAAGGGCTGCTGCGCAAAGTCTTATGCGTGAAGCCGCCCGCGCAGCAGTACAGCGCCGCAAGGAGTTGCATCCAGAGCGTGATATCGAAGCCGAATTGCTAGCCGAAGCCGCCGCGCGTAATGCAGCAGTAGCGCCGCCATCTGAACAAACCTCTGCGCATTAAAATAGTGACGCATTGTTGCGTATAGTTTAAGAAATTGAAATCATAGTTATTTTTATTCCAAAAATGCGATTTTTTGATGAAAGTAATATTCTCTTCAGGAGTTTCAGGACAATTTGTTAAACTGGCTATCTTTATGATGGAAAAAAGATATGCCAACGCCAATTTATAACGCGACGATTTTTAATGTCAGTGATGTCACTAATGCCGCTGACCGAATTATTCGGTCTGGTGAATATGAAGAGTTTTCTAATTTATTGACTGCGCTGCGCGATGCGCCCGAGTTGAGTATCGGCATAGAACCTATCCAAGTTGCCACGGTATTGCCACGTCTTATAAGCGATGAGGCAATATTTACCAGAGTTTTTCAAGAATTTAAAGATAACCCAAAATTTAAAACTGCACTCACTCAGGCGATAAAAGAAAGTTCCAGAAGGCTTGGCGTCTCTTTCGCCGTCAGATACGGAGGTATAATACTTGAAGAGCGCGATCCACTAAAAGTAGACACTTTAGAGAAGCTCACTGAGCACGACAAAGAACTATCTGATGCATTTTTTGTTGGCCTTAGATGCGATATGGATGAAGCCAGCACCGGACGTCACGGGAATTTAGGTGCCTTTGTTAAAGGCACCGATAAAGTACGGCAGTTGGCAAAAATTGTGGTGGCATCGGATGTAACACGATATCTTGATGAAGAAGATGACAGGTTCAAAATAAAAAGCATCCAAGAGCTTCTACCCATCCTGAAAGATAAACCTGCCCTGCGCGCCGGTATAACAGAAAAACACATAACGGCGCTTGTGCACGATGTTCTACAAAAAAATATAAGCAATCTGCACGATATTGAAGATGCCCTCAAGGATGATGCACGGCTTCATGCGGCATTTGTGGTTGCCGTGTCAACATACAAGCCTCCAAAACCAGATGGTCATGGTGAACATATCCGAGTCAAGGTGAGAGAAGATTCAGCGATTTCCCAGGGAACCGCATGGCCAAGCGATAAAACGGTTTTTCGTAGCCATCATCCGGCAAGAGACTTTTCTGACTACCAGAGATCGTCCA contains:
- the recN gene encoding DNA repair protein RecN, whose product is MLKSLNIHEFIIIEDLALTFKPGITVLTGETGAGKSILLDALGLILGDVGEADLIRAGSKDSFVRAQFEASTKHPVWKSLTPYDIEIKSDIVIERILDREGRNDTLVNGKPVPIEIMKDVGYQLCEIHGQFANQSILDPNKQLELLDLVGGYRVLLEQTAKAWWDLKGFEKALDDERKFMANSAAEREFLSKAVAELKALRAAPGEFEKMDAEYNELVRIRTINEMLQSIQSQLVAGTGAQRLLVSANRVLEKQKNLDPEVLENLVKHMSACLASCHAASDELLVVMPKFEFDAEHMHKVEDRLNKFDAIAEKHEVAGNELPDLLIRLDAKLQRILKAPEFIKELEDKVMVAKGEYARKAQALSEARKHSAKDLSEQITAEMPPLKLTRAQFIVEVSELPSNRWSHLGMNEVLFTARINPGMPFTTIAKTASGGELARMILALKVIVQRVQSTETLIFDEIDTGLGGPTASAVGERLARLSDQTQVFVITHSPQVAARGEQHLKVEKTADNKTTTSNVLMLSEEERFDEIARMLAGEEITPEARAAAQSLMREAARAAVQRRKELHPERDIEAELLAEAAARNAAVAPPSEQTSAH